The Pseudomonas azotoformans genome has a segment encoding these proteins:
- a CDS encoding transglycosylase SLT domain-containing protein, producing the protein MRSRLFNFLSCLLLSATAIQSAQAVDLTTQRQYYDEAKRALAKGDTGPYMQYSQALADYPLTPYLAYDELTARLKTASNQEIEQFLAKNGDLPQANWMKLRWLRWLADRGDWQTFEKYYDAKLNFVELDCLHGQYQLTHNLKAEGYKTTEKLWMTGKSQPAACDATFGQWAADGQLTEQKIWDRTKLAAEARNYALANSLVKTLPTLGAQGRLMVDVAQKPDMLSDPSRFLPATEAMSDAVGLGLRRLARQDPDKAMALLDGYASSMHFSRDEKVSIAREIGLTLAKRYDPRALEVMTKYDPELRDNTVSEWRLRLLLRLARWEDAYQLTRKLPQDLATTNRWRYWQARSLELAEPKNPQALVLYKNLAQERDFYGFLAADRSKAPYQLKNKPLLMSQALVNKVRNTPGVRRALEFYARGQVVDGRREWYHVSRHFNRDEMVAQAKLAYDMKWYFPAIRTISQAQYWDDLDIRFPMAHRDTLVREAKVRGLHSSWVFAITRQESAFMDDARSGVGASGLMQLMPGTAKETARKFSIPLASPAQVLDPDKNIQLGAAYLSQVHSQFNGNRVLASAAYNAGPGRVRQWLRGADHLSFDVWVESIPFDETRQYVQNVLSYSVIYGQKLNSPQPLVDWHERYFDDQ; encoded by the coding sequence ATGCGCAGTCGCCTTTTCAACTTTTTATCTTGTCTGCTTCTTTCCGCCACCGCCATTCAATCCGCCCAGGCCGTGGACCTCACCACCCAACGTCAATATTACGATGAAGCCAAACGCGCCTTGGCCAAAGGCGATACCGGCCCGTATATGCAATACAGCCAGGCCCTGGCCGATTACCCGCTGACACCGTACCTGGCCTACGACGAACTGACGGCGCGCCTGAAAACCGCGAGCAACCAGGAAATCGAGCAGTTCCTGGCCAAAAACGGTGACCTGCCCCAGGCCAACTGGATGAAACTGCGCTGGTTGCGCTGGTTGGCCGACCGCGGCGATTGGCAGACTTTTGAAAAGTACTACGACGCCAAGCTCAATTTCGTCGAGCTGGACTGCCTGCATGGCCAGTACCAGCTCACCCACAACCTGAAAGCCGAAGGCTACAAGACCACCGAAAAGCTCTGGATGACCGGCAAGTCTCAACCGGCTGCCTGCGATGCCACCTTCGGCCAATGGGCGGCTGACGGTCAGCTCACCGAACAGAAGATCTGGGACCGCACCAAGCTCGCCGCCGAAGCGCGCAACTACGCACTCGCCAACAGCCTGGTGAAAACCTTGCCCACCCTCGGCGCTCAAGGCCGCCTGATGGTGGACGTGGCGCAAAAGCCCGACATGCTCAGTGACCCGTCACGCTTCCTGCCAGCCACCGAGGCCATGTCTGACGCCGTGGGCCTGGGCTTGCGTCGCCTGGCCCGCCAGGATCCGGACAAGGCCATGGCCCTGCTCGACGGCTACGCCAGCAGCATGCACTTCTCCCGTGACGAAAAAGTGTCGATCGCCCGTGAAATCGGCCTGACGTTGGCCAAGCGCTACGACCCGCGCGCCCTTGAGGTGATGACCAAATACGACCCAGAACTGCGCGACAACACCGTCTCCGAATGGCGCCTGCGTCTGCTGTTGCGCCTGGCGCGCTGGGAAGACGCCTACCAGTTGACCCGCAAACTCCCACAAGACCTGGCGACCACCAACCGCTGGCGCTACTGGCAGGCCCGCAGCCTGGAACTGGCCGAGCCGAAAAACCCGCAAGCGCTGGTGTTGTACAAGAACCTGGCACAAGAGCGTGACTTCTACGGTTTCCTTGCGGCGGATCGCTCCAAAGCCCCGTATCAGTTGAAGAACAAACCGCTGCTGATGAGCCAGGCGCTGGTCAACAAGGTGCGCAACACGCCGGGCGTGCGCCGTGCGCTGGAATTCTATGCCCGTGGCCAAGTAGTGGATGGTCGTCGCGAGTGGTACCACGTGAGCCGTCACTTCAACCGTGACGAGATGGTCGCCCAGGCCAAGTTGGCGTATGACATGAAATGGTATTTCCCGGCGATCCGCACCATCAGCCAGGCGCAGTACTGGGATGACCTGGACATCCGTTTCCCGATGGCCCACCGCGACACCCTGGTGCGTGAAGCCAAGGTGCGCGGCCTGCATTCGAGCTGGGTGTTCGCGATTACCCGCCAGGAAAGTGCCTTCATGGACGACGCCCGCTCCGGCGTCGGTGCCAGCGGCCTGATGCAACTGATGCCCGGCACTGCCAAGGAAACCGCGCGCAAGTTCAGCATCCCCCTGGCCTCCCCGGCCCAGGTACTGGACCCGGACAAGAACATCCAGCTCGGCGCCGCGTACCTGAGCCAGGTGCATAGCCAGTTCAACGGCAACCGCGTGCTCGCCTCCGCCGCCTACAACGCCGGCCCCGGCCGCGTGCGCCAGTGGCTGCGTGGCGCGGACCACCTGAGTTTCGATGTGTGGGTGGAAAGCATCCCGTTCGATGAAACCCGCCAGTATGTGCAGAACGTGCTGTCTTATTCGGTGATCTACGGGCAGAAGCTCAACTCGCCACAGCCGTTGGTGGATTGGCATGAGCGATATTTTGATGATCAGTAA
- a CDS encoding ATP-binding cassette domain-containing protein, whose amino-acid sequence MTLLKFSDVSLAFGAMPLLDKVSWQIARGERVCIIGRNGTGKSSMMKLVKGDQKPDDGSVWRAPGLKIGELPQELPVADGRTVFDVVAEGLDGVGALLAEYHHLAQNCVTEDDLNKLMHVQQDLEARDGWRLQQLVDSTLSRLQLPADKTLAELSGGWRRRVLLAQALVSEPDLLLLDEPTNHLDIGAIAWLEEALKEFQGAVLFITHDRSFLQNLATRILELDRGGLIDWNGDYASFLVHKEAALAAEETANALFDKKLAQEEVWIRQGIKARRTRNEGRVRALKALRVERSERRERTGKANIQLDTADKSGKQVMVLENVSFHHPDGPFLIKDFSMVLQRGDRIGLLGANGTGKTTLLKLMLSGLQPTSGTVEEGTRIDVAYFDQLRHQLDLEKTVIDNVAEGRDFIDIDGQSRHVLSYLGDFLFSPQRARTPVKALSGGERARLLLAKLFSKPANLLVLDEPTNDLDVETLELLEEVLLTFNGTVLMVSHDRAFLDNVVTSTLVFEGEGKVREYVGGYQDWLRQGGSPRLLGVTESKSGKADLNSAVVTPVAAAAPVQEAAPSAKKKLSYKLQRELEALPGDIDAKEQQIAAVEADMADAGFYLRPAAETAKVIASLEKLNQELEVLVERWAELDA is encoded by the coding sequence ATGACCCTGCTCAAATTCAGCGATGTGTCCCTTGCTTTCGGCGCTATGCCGTTGTTGGACAAGGTGTCCTGGCAGATCGCCCGTGGTGAGCGGGTGTGCATCATCGGCCGCAACGGCACCGGCAAATCCAGCATGATGAAGCTGGTCAAAGGCGACCAGAAGCCCGATGACGGCTCCGTATGGCGCGCGCCGGGCCTCAAGATCGGCGAATTGCCGCAAGAATTGCCGGTGGCCGACGGACGGACAGTGTTCGACGTGGTTGCCGAAGGCCTCGACGGCGTCGGCGCACTGCTCGCCGAATACCATCACCTGGCGCAGAACTGCGTCACCGAAGATGACCTGAACAAGTTGATGCACGTTCAGCAAGACCTCGAAGCCCGTGATGGCTGGCGCTTGCAGCAACTGGTCGACAGCACCTTGAGCCGCCTGCAACTGCCGGCCGACAAGACCCTCGCCGAGTTGTCCGGCGGCTGGCGTCGTCGTGTGCTGCTGGCCCAGGCCCTGGTGTCCGAGCCGGATCTGCTGCTGCTCGACGAACCGACCAACCACTTGGACATTGGCGCGATTGCCTGGCTGGAAGAAGCCCTCAAGGAATTCCAGGGCGCCGTGCTGTTCATCACGCACGACCGTTCCTTCCTGCAGAACCTGGCCACCCGCATTCTTGAACTGGACCGTGGCGGCCTGATCGACTGGAACGGCGACTACGCCAGCTTCCTGGTACACAAGGAAGCCGCGCTGGCTGCCGAAGAAACCGCCAACGCGCTGTTCGACAAAAAGCTGGCCCAGGAAGAAGTCTGGATCCGCCAGGGCATCAAGGCCCGCCGCACCCGTAACGAAGGCCGCGTACGCGCCCTGAAAGCCCTGCGTGTCGAGCGCAGCGAACGCCGCGAGCGCACCGGCAAGGCGAATATCCAGCTGGACACCGCCGACAAGTCGGGCAAGCAAGTGATGGTGCTGGAGAACGTCAGCTTCCATCACCCGGACGGCCCGTTCCTGATCAAGGACTTCTCCATGGTCCTGCAGCGCGGCGACCGTATCGGCCTGCTCGGCGCCAACGGCACCGGCAAAACCACCTTGCTCAAGCTGATGCTCAGCGGACTGCAGCCGACCAGCGGCACCGTGGAAGAAGGCACGCGCATTGACGTGGCCTACTTCGACCAGTTGCGCCACCAGCTGGACCTGGAAAAAACCGTGATCGACAACGTTGCCGAAGGCCGCGACTTTATCGATATCGACGGCCAGAGCCGCCACGTCCTCAGCTACCTGGGCGACTTCCTGTTCAGCCCGCAGCGTGCACGTACGCCGGTGAAAGCCTTGTCCGGTGGTGAGCGTGCGCGCCTGCTGCTGGCCAAGCTGTTCAGCAAGCCGGCCAACCTGCTGGTGCTCGACGAACCGACCAACGACCTCGACGTGGAAACCCTCGAGCTGTTGGAAGAAGTGCTGTTGACCTTCAATGGCACTGTGCTGATGGTCAGCCACGACCGGGCATTCCTCGACAACGTGGTCACCAGCACCCTGGTCTTCGAAGGCGAAGGCAAGGTGCGTGAATACGTCGGTGGTTACCAGGACTGGCTGCGCCAGGGCGGCTCGCCGCGCCTGCTGGGCGTGACCGAGAGCAAGTCCGGCAAGGCCGACTTGAACTCGGCGGTGGTGACCCCGGTGGCCGCTGCTGCGCCTGTCCAAGAAGCTGCGCCTTCGGCCAAAAAGAAGCTCAGCTACAAGCTGCAGCGCGAGCTGGAAGCCTTGCCAGGTGATATCGACGCCAAGGAACAGCAGATTGCCGCTGTAGAAGCGGACATGGCTGACGCGGGTTTCTACCTGCGTCCGGCGGCAGAAACCGCCAAGGTCATCGCTTCCCTGGAGAAACTGAACCAGGAGTTGGAAGTGCTGGTTGAGCGCTGGGCCGAGTTGGATGCCTGA
- a CDS encoding universal stress protein — protein MPYQHILVAVDLTEECDPVIKRAQESALANGAILSLVHIVEPMAMAFGGDVPMDLSQLQQQQFDQAKERLDRLILKYPHLKKEDCHLTYGQPRQEIHHLAKEKGCDLIVVGSHGRHGLALLLGSTANDVLHGAPCDVLAVKLVKDAK, from the coding sequence ATGCCCTACCAACATATTCTGGTCGCTGTTGATCTGACCGAAGAGTGCGATCCAGTGATCAAGCGCGCGCAGGAGTCTGCATTGGCCAATGGCGCCATACTGTCGCTGGTGCATATCGTCGAGCCCATGGCCATGGCCTTTGGCGGTGACGTGCCGATGGACCTTTCCCAGTTGCAGCAACAGCAGTTTGACCAGGCCAAAGAGCGCCTTGACCGCTTGATTCTCAAATACCCGCACTTGAAAAAGGAAGACTGCCACCTCACCTACGGCCAACCGCGCCAGGAAATCCACCATCTGGCCAAGGAAAAGGGTTGCGACCTGATCGTGGTCGGCAGCCATGGCCGTCACGGGCTGGCGTTGCTGCTCGGTTCCACCGCCAATGATGTGCTACACGGTGCGCCGTGCGATGTGCTGGCGGTGAAGCTGGTCAAAGACGCCAAGTAA